A single genomic interval of Pogoniulus pusillus isolate bPogPus1 unplaced genomic scaffold, bPogPus1.pri scaffold_72_arrow_ctg1, whole genome shotgun sequence harbors:
- the NARS1 gene encoding asparagine--tRNA ligase, cytoplasmic isoform X1 — MAGEVLGRTAALALEELYVSEREGSDATGDGTQKKPFKTLLKALMTAGKEPFPTIYVDSPKENERWALISKSQMKNGKKLWHREQMKSDAKEKREAEDLLRREKNLEEAKKVVIRNDPSLPEPTCVKIRALEAYRGQRVKVFGWVHRLRRQGKTLMFLVLRDGTGFLQCVLADELCQCYNGLLLSTESSVAVYGTLNLVPEGKQAPGGHELSCDYWELVGLAPAGGADNLLNEASEVDVQLNNRHMMIRGESMAKAFRVRSAVLQAFREHFLQGGYCEVTPPTLVQTQVEGGSTLFKLDYFGEEAYLTQSSQLYLETCLPALGDVFCVAQSYRAEQSRTRRHLAEYTHIEAECPFISFEELLARLESLVCDVVDRVLRSPVASLLYELNPGFQPPRRPFRRMDYGEAIAWLRQHGVTKDDGSLYEFGEDIPEAPERLMTDTINEPILLCRFPAEIKSFYMQRCPEDPRLTESVDVLMPNVGEIVGGSMRIWDSEELLEGYKREGIDPAPYYWYTDQRKYGTCPHGGYGLGLERFLTWILNRHHIRDVCLYPRFVQRCRP, encoded by the exons ATGgcgggggaggtgctggggcggACGGCGGCGCTCGCCCTGG AGGAGCTGTACGTGTCCGAGCGGGAGGGCAGCGACGCCACCGGCGACGGCACCCAGAAGAAGCCCTTCAAGACCCTTCTGAAG GCTCTGATGACGGCAGGGAAGGAGCCATTCCCCACCATTTACGTGGACTCTCCGAAGGAGAACGAG AGGTGGGCCCTTATCTCCAAGTCCCAGATGAAGAATGGGAAGAAGCTGTGGCACAGGGAGCAGATGAAGAGCGATgccaaggagaagagggag GCAGAGGATCTgctgaggagggagaagaacctggaGGAGGCCAAGAAGGTTGTCATCAGGAACGACCCCAGCCTGCCAGAGCCCACCTGT GTGAAGATCCGCGCGCTGGAGGCCTACAGGGGCCAGAGGGTGAAGGTCTTCGGCTGGGTGCACAGGCTGCGGAGGCAAG gcAAAACCCTGATGTTCCTGGTGCTGCGGGATGGCACAGGCTTCCTGCAGTGCGTGCTGGCCGACGAGCTG TGCCAGTGCTACAACGGGCTGCTCCTGTCCACGGAGAGCAGCGTGGCTGTCTATGGCACCCTCAACCTGGTTCCCGAGGGCAAGCAG GCGCCAGGGGGCCACGAGCTGAGCTGTGACTACTGGGAGCTGGTGGGGCTGGCCCCGGCCGGCGGCGCCGACAACCTGCTGAACGAGGCCTCGGAGGTGGACGTGCAGCTCAACAACCGGCACATGATGATCCGCGGCGAGAGCATGGCCAAGGCCTTCAGGGTGCGCtcggctgtgctgcaggccttCCGCGAGCACTTCCTCCAGGGCGGCTACTGCGAG gtgACGCCCCCGACGCTGGTGCAGACGCAGGTGGAGGGAGGCTCCACGCTCTTCAAGCTGGATTACTTCGGGGAGGAGGCCTACCTGACCCAGTCCTCCCAGCTCTACCTGGAGACCTGCCTGCCGGCGCTGGGCGACGTCTTCTGCGTGGCGCAGTCCTACAGGGCCGAGCAGTCCCGCACCCGCCGGCACCTGGCAGA GTACACTCACATCGAGGCCGAGTGCCCCTTTATAAGCTTcgaggagctgctggcccgCCTGGAGAGCCTGGTGTGTGACGTGGTGGACAGGGTGCTCAGGTCccctgtggccagcctgctctacgAGCTCAACCCG GGCTTCCAGCCGCCGCGCCGCCCCTTCCGCCGCATGGACTACGGCGAGGCCATCGCCTGGCTGCGCCAGCACGGCGTCACCAAGGACGACGGCAGCCTCTACGAGTTTGGCGAG GACATCCCCGAGGCTCCCGAGAGGCTGATGACAGACACCATCAACGAGCCCATCCTGCTCTGCCGCTTCCCCGCCGAGATCAAGTCCTTCTACATGCAGCGCTGCCCCGAGGACCCTCGCCTCACCGAGTCC GTGGATGTGCTGATGCCCAACGTGGGGGAGATCGTGGGGGGCTCCATGCGCATCTGGGACAGCGAGGAGCTCCTGGAGGGCTACAAGAGGGAGGGCATCGACCCCGCGCCCTACTACTGGTACACCGACCAG
- the NARS1 gene encoding asparagine--tRNA ligase, cytoplasmic isoform X2, with translation MTAGKEPFPTIYVDSPKENERWALISKSQMKNGKKLWHREQMKSDAKEKREAEDLLRREKNLEEAKKVVIRNDPSLPEPTCVKIRALEAYRGQRVKVFGWVHRLRRQGKTLMFLVLRDGTGFLQCVLADELCQCYNGLLLSTESSVAVYGTLNLVPEGKQAPGGHELSCDYWELVGLAPAGGADNLLNEASEVDVQLNNRHMMIRGESMAKAFRVRSAVLQAFREHFLQGGYCEVTPPTLVQTQVEGGSTLFKLDYFGEEAYLTQSSQLYLETCLPALGDVFCVAQSYRAEQSRTRRHLAEYTHIEAECPFISFEELLARLESLVCDVVDRVLRSPVASLLYELNPGFQPPRRPFRRMDYGEAIAWLRQHGVTKDDGSLYEFGEDIPEAPERLMTDTINEPILLCRFPAEIKSFYMQRCPEDPRLTESVDVLMPNVGEIVGGSMRIWDSEELLEGYKREGIDPAPYYWYTDQRKYGTCPHGGYGLGLERFLTWILNRHHIRDVCLYPRFVQRCRP, from the exons ATGACGGCAGGGAAGGAGCCATTCCCCACCATTTACGTGGACTCTCCGAAGGAGAACGAG AGGTGGGCCCTTATCTCCAAGTCCCAGATGAAGAATGGGAAGAAGCTGTGGCACAGGGAGCAGATGAAGAGCGATgccaaggagaagagggag GCAGAGGATCTgctgaggagggagaagaacctggaGGAGGCCAAGAAGGTTGTCATCAGGAACGACCCCAGCCTGCCAGAGCCCACCTGT GTGAAGATCCGCGCGCTGGAGGCCTACAGGGGCCAGAGGGTGAAGGTCTTCGGCTGGGTGCACAGGCTGCGGAGGCAAG gcAAAACCCTGATGTTCCTGGTGCTGCGGGATGGCACAGGCTTCCTGCAGTGCGTGCTGGCCGACGAGCTG TGCCAGTGCTACAACGGGCTGCTCCTGTCCACGGAGAGCAGCGTGGCTGTCTATGGCACCCTCAACCTGGTTCCCGAGGGCAAGCAG GCGCCAGGGGGCCACGAGCTGAGCTGTGACTACTGGGAGCTGGTGGGGCTGGCCCCGGCCGGCGGCGCCGACAACCTGCTGAACGAGGCCTCGGAGGTGGACGTGCAGCTCAACAACCGGCACATGATGATCCGCGGCGAGAGCATGGCCAAGGCCTTCAGGGTGCGCtcggctgtgctgcaggccttCCGCGAGCACTTCCTCCAGGGCGGCTACTGCGAG gtgACGCCCCCGACGCTGGTGCAGACGCAGGTGGAGGGAGGCTCCACGCTCTTCAAGCTGGATTACTTCGGGGAGGAGGCCTACCTGACCCAGTCCTCCCAGCTCTACCTGGAGACCTGCCTGCCGGCGCTGGGCGACGTCTTCTGCGTGGCGCAGTCCTACAGGGCCGAGCAGTCCCGCACCCGCCGGCACCTGGCAGA GTACACTCACATCGAGGCCGAGTGCCCCTTTATAAGCTTcgaggagctgctggcccgCCTGGAGAGCCTGGTGTGTGACGTGGTGGACAGGGTGCTCAGGTCccctgtggccagcctgctctacgAGCTCAACCCG GGCTTCCAGCCGCCGCGCCGCCCCTTCCGCCGCATGGACTACGGCGAGGCCATCGCCTGGCTGCGCCAGCACGGCGTCACCAAGGACGACGGCAGCCTCTACGAGTTTGGCGAG GACATCCCCGAGGCTCCCGAGAGGCTGATGACAGACACCATCAACGAGCCCATCCTGCTCTGCCGCTTCCCCGCCGAGATCAAGTCCTTCTACATGCAGCGCTGCCCCGAGGACCCTCGCCTCACCGAGTCC GTGGATGTGCTGATGCCCAACGTGGGGGAGATCGTGGGGGGCTCCATGCGCATCTGGGACAGCGAGGAGCTCCTGGAGGGCTACAAGAGGGAGGGCATCGACCCCGCGCCCTACTACTGGTACACCGACCAG